GGATGATCTCCCCGAAGCCGAGCGTGACGATCGCCAGATAGTCCCCGCGCATGCTGAGGACCGGGAAGCCGAGGATGACGCCGCACGTCGCCGCGACGAAGCCGGCGAGCGGCAAGCACTCCCAAAAATTGAGACCGAAATAGTGCGAGAGGAGTGCGAAGGTATAGGCGCCGACCGCGTAGAACGCCACGTAGCCGAGATCCAAAAGACCTGCGAGGCCGACGACGATGTTGAGGCCCCAGCCGAGCATCGCATAGATCAACACCGTGATCGCGAGATCGACCATATAGGAATCCGAAAAGGGAAAGAGCGGGAGGAATGCGGCTAAGAGCGCTAGCGCCGAGCCAATAATCAACCGTCGCCGCTCCGATGTTTCGGCAGCTGCACGGCTCGTGCGCACTGCAGTGGTCAAGATGGTGCGTTTCGGTAACCCGAACGAGCAAACGAGCGACAATGCCAATCGGCCCACAAATACGACCGCACTGCCGACGACGACCCAGTGAAGACGCGGGATGAGCGTCACGGCGCCTATTGCAGTAACCACCCGAACCCCGAGTATCGGCAGCGCCAGAAACGCAGCAAATGCCGATGCCATCGCAGCCTCGCCGAAGGCGCGCACGGCCGCGCGGCGCCACCCCTCACCGACAATGCTGTCAACCCGCGCCTTTTCCAACGTGACGCCTTCCAACCCCACCCTTGCACCCGACCTAACTTTCATTCATCCGGTTGCCGGTTGGAAAGATACCAGAAGAATCCGCGAGGGTCAGCGCTCGTGTGCCGACTCCGATTTTCGCCATATCTCGGTGCGGAACTGTGAGCGAATTCCGGATTCAAAACTCGGGCGGGATCGTATCGAGAAACCGGATTGGCATGCCTTGGGGTGTACCGACGATTTCATCGTCGCGCATTACCACATGGCCCCGGATCACGGTCAACTTCGGCCAGCCGGTGACCAACATCCCGTCGAACGGCGTCCAACCACAGCGGCTCGCTATCCACCGGTTCTCGATGGTCCGCCGCGCCTTGAGGTCGACGATCGTGAAGTCGGCGTCGTAACCGATGGCGATGCGCCCCTTCCTTGCAACTCCGTAAATGCGAGCAGCCCCGGCGCTCGTGAGATCGATGAACCGCTCCAGCGTCAAACGGCCGGCATTGACATGATCGAGCAATATCGGCACGAGCGTTTGCACCCCGGGCATTCCCGCGGGGCTTTGCGGATAGGGCTTCGACTTTTCCTCAAGCGTGTGCGGCGCATGGTCGGAGCCGATCACGTCGACGACGCCGTCTGCGACGGCGCGCCACAATGCCTCGCGATGGCCGGCATCCCGAATTGGCGGATTCATTTGCGCGAGCGTGCCGAGGCGGTCATAGCAGTCTGGGGCAACGAGCGTGAGATGCTGCGGCGTGGTCTCGACGGTCGCGATGTCCTTGTGCGCGGCGAGGAGGGTCATCTCGCCGGCCGAGGTGACGTGAAGAACATGCACTCGCCGCCCCGCCTGCCGGGCAAGTGCGATCAGCCGTTCGACTGCCTTGAGTGCGGTCGCTTCATCGCGCCACGCGGGGTGGAATTGCGGCTTGCCACCCTCAATCGCGATTTTTTTGCGCTCGACGAGGCGCGTCTCGTCCTCGGCATGCACGGCCATGCGCCGGCGGCCGCTTCGAAGAACCGCGAGCACGCCGTCGTCGTCCGGCACGAGCAGGTTTCCGGTGGAGCTTCCCATGAAGAGCTTGACGCCCGAGCAACCCGGCAGCGCTTCCAGCGTCGCGAGTTCGGCGACGTTCCCATGGGTCGCACCCACGAAAAAGGCATGATCGACCCATGCGCGCCCCTTGGCGCGTGCGAATTTGTCCTCAAGCAGCGCCTTTGTCGTGGTGCTGGGGTTCGTATTGGGCATCTCGAAGACACCCGTGACGCCGCCGAGTGCTGCTGCGCGAGTCCCCGTCTCGAGGTCCTCCTTGTGCTCGTTGCCCGGCTCCCGCAGATGCACCTGGGTGTCGATGACGCCCGGCAAGACGTGAAGGCCGCGCGCATCGATTGCTTCTCTTGCCTCGCTCGGCGCGAACGAGCCGAACGCCACGATCCACCCACCGCGTGCTGCAACGTCGGTTTGGATGAAGCCGCTCGGCGTTGCGAGGGTGCCATTTCGGATGATCAGATCGAACGGTGTCGCCATGTCACGCTGCCAACCGCATCAGCGAAGTGTCGCTATGCGCGCGTTCACGAATGGCGAGAAACGCCCGCGATAGCGCGCTTGAAGATCCGACCGGCGCCAATCCGAACCGGTGACCCTTCCTCGGCACAGGGACGAGCCGCAGGCGCAGCGCCATGTCGCGACGAGATCGTTTTCGTCCTGCCAAAAGGCGTAGTCGGCCGTGAGCTCATCGCCGGGCGCCAAGTCGCGCCGGGCCGCGAACGTCACTTCGTCTGTCATCCACAGGCTGGGATCGCATGAGTGATTGAGAAAAAAATCCCGGAGGTCGCTTGCACCGACCGGGGTAACCATGAAAAGCCCCTCCCCGATCGGGATTTCCGAGTCGGGCTCGATGTTGATCGAGCCGAGCCGCTCCCTCGTCAGGACCGCACCACCCCATTCGATGACGATGTCGCCGGCCGCAATCGGCGCCGTCGCGAAACTTCCATGCCCTGCAGTACCCGAGCGGCGCACCTCGATGCGCGAATCGAGCCAGGATTTTGTGCGGTATTCTCGACTCACGGTTCCTCCTTACGCGGCCCGCAAATGCTCGAAGGCATCGGGTGCTCCCGTGACGCCCATGATGTGGCGCTGGTGCCAACATGCGTAAAAGAGAAGCGCCCATTCCGCGAAACCCGAGCGTTTGCCCGAGCGTTTGAAGAGCCGCTCGACCGCAACCGGATCGCACATTTGCCGGACACCCTCCTGGCGCGCCACGAGCGGGCCGATGCCTTCGCTTCTCCTCGCGATCCATTCGGCGGTGGGCACGGTAAAGCCCCGCTTGGCGCTGAACGGTTCGGCCTCGGGAAGCTCGCGCGCCAGCCAGCGCCTGAGGAGCCATTTGCCGCGCCGGTCGCGAAGCTTGAGCTTGTCGGGCAAGCAATAGGCGACGGTGGCGACCGCACGGTCGAGGAAAGGCACTCTCGCCTCGACGGAATGGGCCATCAGGCAGCGATCCGCCTTAAGGAGGAGATCGTTTGGGAGCCAATCGGCCACGTCGACCGCTTGCGCAACCTGAAGGTCGCTCCGACCAGGCAAGACCGCCGCAACCTCGGCGGCCGCGAAACCGTCGCGCCATCCCTCAAGCTGGCTGCGCAGGACGCCAAGGCCGTCGAGGATGCCCCGCGCGCGCATCGTGCGGCCCCACATCCACCAAGGCCGCAGGGCGCTGCGGTATCGTCCATATCCAGCGAACAACTCGTCTCCCCCCTCGCCCGTCAGGATCACCTTGAGCGAGCCCTTTAGCTCCGCCGCAAGCTTGTAGGTCGGCAACGTTGCATAATCCGCCGCCGGATCGTCGAGCGCTTCGACAACCCTCGGAAGGTAGGTCCAAAAATCCGCTTCGTCGAATTCAACCTCGACATGCTCCGCACCCACCTTCTCGGAGAGTTTGCGCGCGAGGGCCCTCTCGTCGACCACCTGCGTGCCCGAAAATCCGATCGTGAACGCGCGCACGGGCCGCTCATTGAGCTTCGCCATGAGCGCCAAGAGGGTCGACGAATCGATTCCGCCCGAGAGGAACATGCCATAGGGAACGTCGGAGCGTTGATGCACGCGCACGCTGTCGGTCAGTGCCGCGTCCAGCCGATCGAGGGCCTCCTCCTCGCTCCAGCGTTCGGGGCCACCGGAGGGAAGCGCATCAATGCGCCGGCGTTCGACGATTCGCCCCTCGGCGAGGACCAGCGTCTCGCCTGGAAGCAGTCGGCGAATGCCGAGAAAGGCCGTGTCGCGACCGGTCGTGAATTGAAGTTCCAGAAGCTCCGTCCCGCGCGCAGGATTCAACGCGGCTTGGGCAAGCCCCGCGGCAATGAGCGCTCGCGGTTCCGAGGCGAAGGCGAAAAGGTCGGGCCGCTCGACATAATAAAGCGGCTTGATGCCAAAAGGATCGCGCGAAAGCACGAGTCGGCCGGTCGGCGCGTCGTGGAGTGCGAATGCGTACATGCCGCGCAGACGCTCCACGAAGGCAAGCCCTGTGCGGCGATAGAGAAGAAGGGGCGGCTCGAAATCCGAATTGGTCGCGTAGTTCACGCCGGTGAGCGCTGCGTCTTCACGGAGTTCGATGTAATTATAGATTTCGCCGTTGCCCACCAACGCCGCACCGCCCGGTTCGTAAAGCGGATGCTGACCGGTCTCGAGATCGATGATCGCGAGCCTGTTCTGCACCATGCTGACATTGCCGAAGGCGTAATGTCCTCTACCCTCCGGCCCGCGATGGTCCAGAACGTCCGCCATGCGCTTGAGTGCGGCTTCGTCGGGCGGACGGCCGTTCGTCGTCATGATGCCCGCTATACCGCACATTAGCTCGCGACCTTTTCAAAAAATTCGATATAGCGCGCCACGACCACCGCCTCCGTATAATCGCGTTCGAAGGCAGCACGGCCGCCTGCGCCGATTCGCGCGGTAAGGATCTCGTCATCGAATGCCCGGCGGATTCCATGCGCAAGTGCGGGCGCATCGTTGACGGGCACTAAGATTCCGCTCTTTCCATCCTCGATGATTGCCGCGGGTCCTTGACTCGCCGCCGCGACGACCGGCACCCCGTGCGCCCAAGCTTCGATCACCACATTGCCGAGCGGCTCATGCCGCGAAGGACACACGAGAAGATCGGCCGCCGCAAGCAGTGCGGCCGTATCGTTGCGCCAGCCCAAGAGGCGCACGCGCGGGCCAAGCCCCAGCCGTTCCGATTGGGCTTCGAGGGCTTGACGCTCCGTCCCGTCCCCCGCGATCCAACAATGAACGTCCGGAAGTTGGGCGAGAGCCGCGAGCAGCACATCGAATGCCTTGTTCCGATGCAACCGGCCGAGTGCGAGCACGAGAGGTACCGTGTCCGGCGTTCCCACGCTTCTGCGCGCGAGCGGTTGGGCGCGCGTGGCATCGACGAAATTAGGAAGATAATGCGCGCGCGCGGGCGGCCAGCCGGAGCGGCGCAGATAATCCACGATATCGACCGTGTTTCCGATCAGGTGATCGCACGCCTTGTAATAGTGGAGATCGTAGTAGCCGCCAAGGCGCGCCACGTGAATGAAACGAATGCCGTCGCGCGGCCTCGGGCACTTCCACGTGGCGCGATTCATCCAGGTGAACACGACATGGGGTGCGAACGCCTCGATCTCCCGGCGCAGGCCCGGCCGCGTCCACCAATCCAAAAGACCGCCGAAAGGCAACTCGACGGCGTCGACCCCCTGCTTGCGAAGTGCATAGGCGCGCTCCTCGTCGCGGCGAATGACGACGCGTTGATCGAGGCCGGCGCGCGCGAGCGCTGGTATAAGTCGCGTGAAAAATTCCTCCGCCCCACCATGATGGGCGCCCGCGATCGCCTGCAGGACGCGCAGTGCTGCCATCAATCCGTCTCGAGCCTGGCCTTGAGATAGGAAAGTAGCGGATATAATCCGGCCATCAGCGCAATGAGAAAACCATAGGGACCCTCGCGGTAGCCTTTGCGTGCGACATAGCATTTGTAAAAGCGCGAGAACAGGCGCCGCACGTTCGCGGGGAAGGAACCGATGTGGCCACTGGCACGCAAGTCCCGGGCGCGCGCCGTGGTATAGCGATCGAGGCGCTTCAACATATCCGAGATGTCGCGGTCGACGTAATGCACCATCGGCGTCTTGAGCCAACGCCGCTCGCCCTTGAACGTCACTTTCGGATGTATTCGCTGGTCCCCCCATTGCTTGGCGCCGCGAGAGAAGAGCCGCACCGTCGCCGAAACACCCCATGCCCCGCCCCAGCCGTAACGCACCAGCCGCTCGCCGACATAGTTGTCGAATGGAATGAGAAAATAGCCGGGTGCGGCACGGACGATCGCGGAGCGGATTTCGGTGGCGAGTTCAGGCGAGACGCGTTCATCGGCGTCGACCTCCAAAATCCAGTCGCCGCGGCAGGCATCGATACCGGCCATACGACGCGGCCCTTCGATTTCCCACGCCCCCTCGATCACGCGTGCCCCACATCGCAGGGCGATCGCCTTCGAGCCGTCCGTGCAGCGGTCGAGGACCACGACAATCTCATCCGCGAAGCGCAGTCGACCGAGGCATTCGGCGAGCTGGTGCTCCTCGTTGCGCGCAACCACCAGGGCTGAAACCGTTGGCGTCGCCTTGGCCCCGCCCGCCGGGAGTTGTTCGATGGCGCTCATGCCGCTTGGCCCAGACTTCGGCGCCACAGCCGGATCGCGGCATTTTCCACCATGTCTACGGTAAGGCTGTCCATCAGCGTGTCCGTCGTACGGTGATCGTACCCCGGCTGCCCGACAAGCGCGTCGTAGCTCAACTCCGTCGACACCGTGTCCGCGTGAGGTCCCCAGGGGGCGTAGACCTCGACCCTGCTCGGCCCGAAAAGGCCGAGCGTGGGCACGCCCGAAGCGGCGGCGAGGTGCATCAGGCCCGAGTCATTGCCAATGAAAAGCGCGCACCGGCGCAGGATCATGAAAGCCGTGAGGAGATCGACCTTGCCGATAAGATCGACGCGCCGCGCCGCACGAACGGAAGCGAGCACCGGTTGAGCGAGATTTCGCTCCGACTCCGCGCCCAGGATCACGACGCGCGCCGACGGCATGATACCGTCCGGCGCTGTCAAGCGCTCCAACAGTTCGGCAAAACGCGCCCCGCGCCACATCTTGCCGCGCCAATTTGCCGTAGGAGCCACCGCTAATGGTGGCGGGCCGTCGGGCAGCAAATATATCGCGTTGTGCCAATGCTCGGGTGCGGTCCAAATTCGCGGGGCAAGCGCCTCTTTCTCCCCGATCACGCGCGCAAGATGGAAAAGGCGATGCACCATCTCCTTGCTCGGCGTCGAGATGTAGCGCCTTCCGGCCACGAGGAAGTAGGCGATTGCGGAGGCCCGGAGATCAACGACGATGTCCCACCGCCGCAACGCGGCCTGGCGCCATAGTTTCAACCAATGTCGTCCGTAGCTACGCTTCTCGAGGACATGGATTTGCTCCAGACCCGGTACGGCGCGAAATATATCAATCGCGGCGGGGCCGCACGCGATCGTGATTCGGGCGCCGGGATGCCGCTCGATCAGACGCGCGAGTACCCCTGTCGAAAGCACGGCATCGCCGACCCGTGTGTGGGTGATAAACAGGATATTCATTTTCGTAGAGAATATGCCGAATCCACGCTCAATGCCAATTCGCCTCGAACGCCGTTGCCGCTGAGAGCGGTCTCCGCCAGCACGTCGCTCGAGGCACTCCTTAATCTCATATCCGCAGCTCCATCCTCAAGGAGCATGACGGTCGTTTAAAGACATGACGATCGTTTAAAGAAAGGAATCGGCGGTCGCCCCTAGAGCGTAGGTTCATGGTGGGCGCCATACAGGGCTTTGCCGCCTGACCGACAAGGGTCCAGACCCCCCGGGGTCGGACGGAGGCATTCGAAGGACTTGTCATCTTCATTTCGGCAATCCAACTTGAAGGCGGCTTCATGTGAGGAATCTGTCAATGCCAAGCGGCTTTTATGCACTCAATGAGGAGCGAGCCTGCCTGATCTTGTCGGGCGAGGACGTGCGCAACTTCCTCCAGGGCATGATCTCGAACGACATCGAACGACTATCGGCGCGCGCCGCCCTTTATGCGGGCTTTCTAACGGCTCAGGGACGCTTTCTCCATGACATTTTCATTGCCGAGCTGGCCGACGGCAGGATCGCGGTCGACGGTGAGGCAGAGCGCCTCGACGATCTCAAGCGTCGGCTTACGATGTACAAGCTCCGCGCCAAAGTCGCGATCGCCGACGGGCGTGACAGCCTTGCGGTCGTTGTCCTCTGGGGCGACGACGTCTTCATGCCGTTCGAACTGCCCGCCGAGCCGGGTGCCGCAAAGCCGATCGAGGATGGGGTGGTGTTCGTCGATCCGCGCCTTGGCGCGCTCGGCTGCCGCGCCATGATGCCCCGTTCGAGGGTGGCCGCGATCCTTGAGGCCGCCGGCTATTCGCAGGGACCTTTTGACGAATATTGCCGATTGCGCCTATCGCTCGGCGTGCCCGAGGGGAGCAAGGACATGCCGGTCGAGAAGGCGCTCGTGCTCGAAAGCGGTTTCGAGGAGCTGAACGGTGTCGATTTCAAGAAAGGCTGCTATATCGGCCAAGAACTGACCGCGCGCATGAAGTATCGCGCCCTCGTCAAGAAACGCCTTTTTCCCGTTGAGATGGATGGCCCGGCGCCCGCGGCCGGCACTCCCGTCACCTTTGGCGGCGAAGAGGTAGGCGAATTGCGCAACGTGAAAAATGGCGTCGGACTCGCACTCCTGAAACTCGACGCCGTCGAAGCCGCACTTGCCCAGAACAAGCCCTTGAATGCCGCAGGCGTCGCCCTGCGCCCGCATAGACCGGCTTGGTTTGCGACCGCAGCCGGACCGCACAGCACGCCGCGTGACACCGATCGCTGATACTTATGCGCGATGGAACGGCGCTGGACCGTCGATCTCGGAGTTCGGCCGGGTTGTCGCGAGGCAGACCCTAATCGTCGACCAAGGATCGCGAGCTGCCCGCGCTTAATCGCCGACGCGCTTTGCATCCACAATGCGATAGAGGAGCCCGGTCGGATCGTCGCGCAGGACTTCGAACTTGCCGGCGATCGTCACCGGATCGAACGTGAATTTCACACCGTCGCTGGATTGCACCTCGACGAGCTGGTCGGGCCCCGCCGGTAGGCAGAAGGGACAGCTCGGCGGCAGGGCCGTGAGCACGAAACGCGTCTGTTTCTCGGCTTGGTCGAGCGGCATCATAAAGCCGCGAAGTTTGACGTCCTTGCCGTCGAGGGAAAGCACGCCCGCGCCAAATTGCGGCGGCCGTTCCTTGGGATCGATCGGCGCATCGACATCCTTTAGCTCTTCCCAACGAACGCCGTCCTTTGGCGCTGGCGGCGGCGTCATCCCGTCCGGCGACACAATGGTTGATTGGCTGAGGGCGAACGCCGTGCCGTGGCCAAAGGGGGCTTCGGCCAAGCAAAGGCTGAGCGCCACGCCGAACAAAAGGCCCGCCGCCGTCGTTACGCCAAGTCTCATACCGCCACCTTGCACGAAAACCGGAGGAATCTAGTCGCCCGCGAGGGTGTGCGCAATATCCACCCGGTAGGCGAGCAAGGCCGGCACGAATGCCGCTGCGGCCCCCGCGGACAACGCGAGCACGATAAGCCACCCTTCGTCCGCACGCCAGACAAGCCCCGAAAGGCCCAAGGCGCGCGCTTCGGACGAGAACTCTCCGAGTAAGGCCGCAATACCGTGGCCGAGAGCGAATGCGAGCAAGATACCGCCCAAGGCCAGAAGCAAGCCTTCAAGCATCACCTCCCGCAAGACCCTGCCGCGCGAGGCGCCGAGGCTTCGCATGACCGCGATGTCGTACCGGCGTTCGCTCGTCGCATTGTAGAGGGCGATGAAGGCTCCGAGTGCGGCACACGCTATCAAGAGAATCCCGAACGCGCGGAGCGTGCCGATACCGACGCCGACGAGGGAGAGCAGCCGCGCCGTCTCGTAGGCCGGCGACGCCGCCTGCAATGCGGTGTGACCGTTCACGAGGCGCGGCAACATGGCTGCCGCCAATGGCGTGCGATACGTGATGAGAAGGGCCGTAATCTCGTGCACTGGTACCGCTTGCACTTGCCACGCGCTTTCGACCGACGTGAGGATGAGGCGATCGAGCACCGTGCCCGTCGGCGCCAGGATGCCGACAACAACGTAGGGTGCCGACTCGCGCGTTTGCCCACCCTGAACAAAACCGTGCTGGGCGGAAAAATTGTCGCCGACCCTAAGCCCGGTTATCCGCGCAGCTTCTGCGCCGAGCGTTGCTTCAAGGGGTGCTTGCCAGAAGCGGCCCTGCGCAATTTTGGCCCCGTAATGCTGCGCGTAACTCGGCTCCGTGCCGACCACTCGAAAGTCCCTATAGTTGTCGCCGAGCGCAATCGGTATCGCCGTCGCGACGAGGCCATTGTGGGCGACCTCGTTCGCATCGTCGAGCGGAACGTTCCCAATGGGCGCGTCCGCATGATAAAGCGTCGAGAGAATCAGTTGAAGCGGGCTGCCCTTGGCACCGATAACGAGGTCGAAACCGCGCGAGTCCCGCGTAAGTCGGCTTTCAAGTTGCGCACCGAAAAGGATTACGACGACGATGGTGCCGATCCCAAGTGCCAGCATGACAAGATTGAGGGCCATTGTGAGGGCCCGGTCGCGCAGATAAGCAAAGCTGAGCGTGACAATGTTCATCCAGCACTCGTGAGGTCGTGAGGCAAGGTCAGACGACGCTCGAAGCGCTCTTTGACGCGAGCGTCGTGAGTGGCAATCACGAGTGTTGCACCGACCGCGGTTGCCTGGTTCACGAGAAGGTCTATCACCTGTTCGCAGCTCGAATCGTCCAGGGCCGAACTCGGCTCGTCGGCAAGTATGAGGCTCGGCCGATTTATCACGGCGCGCGCGATCGCCACGCGCTGTGCCTCGCCCTGACTGAGCCGGCGCGGCTTCAGCGTTGACTTCTCGGCCAAGCCGAGGCTTTCAAGCACGTTGGCGATGCGCGTGCGGTCCTGTTTCATGCCGGCAAGGTATTGAGCGAGGCGCAAATTGCCCTCGACGCTCAGCGCCTCCACAAGGTGAAGTGTCTGGAACACGATGCCCACGCGCTGTCCGCGAAACCGGTCGCGTCGAACGGCCGGCAGGGTTGCGATGTCTTGCCCGTCGACGAAAACGCGGCCCTCGGTCGGCTCAAGGAGTCCGGCGGCGAGATGTACGAGAGTCGTCTTGCCGGAACCGGACGGGCCGAGCACCAGCCAGTGCTCGCCCTTTGCGGCCCGCCAGCGTTCGAGTACCAATATCGTACGGCCCCCGGCTTCTTGCCGCACGCCATCGAAGACCAACATCCAGTTTCACCTGCGGCTTCTTACGAGCGAGCTGACTTCTTCCCGGTGCCGGGTTCTGTTACGATAGGGCGCTCGGCGGGGCATCCTGATCGATCACCCCTTGCATGACAAGATGGAACCCCGCATCGGCCGGATGCGCCGACCCACCCACGACGAACTCTTCCGAACAATCTGGAGATTGGAGATTTGATATGCGGATTGTCGCCATCGACCATGTGCAACTCGCTATGCCCGCAGGCGGGGAAACGCTGGCGCGAAACTTTTACGAAGGTATTCTGGGAATTCCGGAGGTGCCCAAGCCGACGGAGCGCGCCAAGCGCGGCGGCGCGTGGTTCGAGCACAATAACGTGAGGGTTCACCTCGGGGTCGATCCGAGCTTCGTCCCCGCGAAGAAGGCGCATCCGGGATTCGTGGTCGACGACCTCGAGGGCCTGATCGAAAAGCTCGAGCATGCGGGGTACCGGACCGCGGTCGAATCGGCGGATTACGGGCACCGCGCTTTCGTGCACGACCCCTTTGGCAATCGCATCGAGCTCATCGCGTCCGATAGGTCGATTGCTCGAGGTTAGGTTCCGGCTTCGGTCGTCGCATTGGCGAGGAGATCGCGCAGCATCGCCTCACGCGCTCCAGGCTCACGCAAGCGCCGCTCAAGCGCAGGGTGCGCCCACGTGACTCGGCCTGGCGGCGTCCGCGTGGCGGCCTCTGCCCGCCCGCCGCGATCGGCCACAAAGAGGATGCGCGAGGCATTGTGCGGATCGGGTGTTACGTCGAATAGCTCTCCCTTGGGCGAAACCCAGACCGCATGAAACGATGCGGAGATCGAGATGCCGGGATTTTCCCAAATTGCCCATCCCTGCTCGACGCTTCCGCCGGAGCGTTCGATTTTGGCAGCGACGTTCTTCACGAATTTGCCGGGCTCCGCACCGGGAATCGCGATCACCGGAATCCATTGCGGGTCGGCATCGGAGAGCGACGCACAGAACGATTCGACAAAGGCCGAAAGCCGCGCCGGTGTCGCCTCGAAGCCGCCCGAAAGTCGTTCGAGCAGGGCGAGTACAGTTGAAAAGTCCGGTACGGCGTGGGTGTCGTCCATCGCGACCTCCATCATGAGATTGGTCCCCGATGAAGATCGCTGCCACGCGGCGACGGCCGACCTTATTCGGGCGCTTTAGCGTTGATACGGCGGCGCAAGCTGACCATCAAATCCCGCCCCGGCCCCATCGGGACCGCGAACTCCATCTAGGCCCTGGCGAACCATTTGTCGAGGCAATCGGCGGATATTTTTTGCCCTGACCTATGGCCGTGAAACGAAGGAACGGGACGGCACTCGCAAGATGGTGGAGGCCATCGCGCTCGCGTCGTCAATCCCGTCCCGCGGGGGCGGCCTTGAGGGCCGATTGCGCGCCGGCGAGCCGTGCAATCGGCACGCGGAAGGGTGAGCAGGAAACGTAATCGAGCCCGACCTCGTTACAGAAGTGGACCGATGCGGGATCCCCACCGTGCTCGCCGCAGATGCCGCACTTGAGGTCCTTACGGGTCTTGCGGCCCCGTACCACACCCATGCGCACAAGCTCGCCGACACCGTCGCGCTCGAT
This portion of the Alphaproteobacteria bacterium genome encodes:
- a CDS encoding DUF3299 domain-containing protein codes for the protein MRLGVTTAAGLLFGVALSLCLAEAPFGHGTAFALSQSTIVSPDGMTPPPAPKDGVRWEELKDVDAPIDPKERPPQFGAGVLSLDGKDVKLRGFMMPLDQAEKQTRFVLTALPPSCPFCLPAGPDQLVEVQSSDGVKFTFDPVTIAGKFEVLRDDPTGLLYRIVDAKRVGD
- a CDS encoding dihydroorotase, yielding MATPFDLIIRNGTLATPSGFIQTDVAARGGWIVAFGSFAPSEAREAIDARGLHVLPGVIDTQVHLREPGNEHKEDLETGTRAAALGGVTGVFEMPNTNPSTTTKALLEDKFARAKGRAWVDHAFFVGATHGNVAELATLEALPGCSGVKLFMGSSTGNLLVPDDDGVLAVLRSGRRRMAVHAEDETRLVERKKIAIEGGKPQFHPAWRDEATALKAVERLIALARQAGRRVHVLHVTSAGEMTLLAAHKDIATVETTPQHLTLVAPDCYDRLGTLAQMNPPIRDAGHREALWRAVADGVVDVIGSDHAPHTLEEKSKPYPQSPAGMPGVQTLVPILLDHVNAGRLTLERFIDLTSAGAARIYGVARKGRIAIGYDADFTIVDLKARRTIENRWIASRCGWTPFDGMLVTGWPKLTVIRGHVVMRDDEIVGTPQGMPIRFLDTIPPEF
- a CDS encoding SET domain-containing protein-lysine N-methyltransferase, whose translation is MSREYRTKSWLDSRIEVRRSGTAGHGSFATAPIAAGDIVIEWGGAVLTRERLGSINIEPDSEIPIGEGLFMVTPVGASDLRDFFLNHSCDPSLWMTDEVTFAARRDLAPGDELTADYAFWQDENDLVATWRCACGSSLCRGRVTGSDWRRSDLQARYRGRFSPFVNARIATLR
- a CDS encoding glycosyltransferase family 9 protein; translation: MNILFITHTRVGDAVLSTGVLARLIERHPGARITIACGPAAIDIFRAVPGLEQIHVLEKRSYGRHWLKLWRQAALRRWDIVVDLRASAIAYFLVAGRRYISTPSKEMVHRLFHLARVIGEKEALAPRIWTAPEHWHNAIYLLPDGPPPLAVAPTANWRGKMWRGARFAELLERLTAPDGIMPSARVVILGAESERNLAQPVLASVRAARRVDLIGKVDLLTAFMILRRCALFIGNDSGLMHLAAASGVPTLGLFGPSRVEVYAPWGPHADTVSTELSYDALVGQPGYDHRTTDTLMDSLTVDMVENAAIRLWRRSLGQAA
- the asnB gene encoding asparagine synthase (glutamine-hydrolyzing), which codes for MCGIAGIMTTNGRPPDEAALKRMADVLDHRGPEGRGHYAFGNVSMVQNRLAIIDLETGQHPLYEPGGAALVGNGEIYNYIELREDAALTGVNYATNSDFEPPLLLYRRTGLAFVERLRGMYAFALHDAPTGRLVLSRDPFGIKPLYYVERPDLFAFASEPRALIAAGLAQAALNPARGTELLELQFTTGRDTAFLGIRRLLPGETLVLAEGRIVERRRIDALPSGGPERWSEEEALDRLDAALTDSVRVHQRSDVPYGMFLSGGIDSSTLLALMAKLNERPVRAFTIGFSGTQVVDERALARKLSEKVGAEHVEVEFDEADFWTYLPRVVEALDDPAADYATLPTYKLAAELKGSLKVILTGEGGDELFAGYGRYRSALRPWWMWGRTMRARGILDGLGVLRSQLEGWRDGFAAAEVAAVLPGRSDLQVAQAVDVADWLPNDLLLKADRCLMAHSVEARVPFLDRAVATVAYCLPDKLKLRDRRGKWLLRRWLARELPEAEPFSAKRGFTVPTAEWIARRSEGIGPLVARQEGVRQMCDPVAVERLFKRSGKRSGFAEWALLFYACWHQRHIMGVTGAPDAFEHLRAA
- a CDS encoding folate-binding protein; its protein translation is MPSGFYALNEERACLILSGEDVRNFLQGMISNDIERLSARAALYAGFLTAQGRFLHDIFIAELADGRIAVDGEAERLDDLKRRLTMYKLRAKVAIADGRDSLAVVVLWGDDVFMPFELPAEPGAAKPIEDGVVFVDPRLGALGCRAMMPRSRVAAILEAAGYSQGPFDEYCRLRLSLGVPEGSKDMPVEKALVLESGFEELNGVDFKKGCYIGQELTARMKYRALVKKRLFPVEMDGPAPAAGTPVTFGGEEVGELRNVKNGVGLALLKLDAVEAALAQNKPLNAAGVALRPHRPAWFATAAGPHSTPRDTDR
- a CDS encoding glycosyltransferase family 2 protein, with protein sequence MSAIEQLPAGGAKATPTVSALVVARNEEHQLAECLGRLRFADEIVVVLDRCTDGSKAIALRCGARVIEGAWEIEGPRRMAGIDACRGDWILEVDADERVSPELATEIRSAIVRAAPGYFLIPFDNYVGERLVRYGWGGAWGVSATVRLFSRGAKQWGDQRIHPKVTFKGERRWLKTPMVHYVDRDISDMLKRLDRYTTARARDLRASGHIGSFPANVRRLFSRFYKCYVARKGYREGPYGFLIALMAGLYPLLSYLKARLETD
- a CDS encoding glycosyltransferase encodes the protein MAALRVLQAIAGAHHGGAEEFFTRLIPALARAGLDQRVVIRRDEERAYALRKQGVDAVELPFGGLLDWWTRPGLRREIEAFAPHVVFTWMNRATWKCPRPRDGIRFIHVARLGGYYDLHYYKACDHLIGNTVDIVDYLRRSGWPPARAHYLPNFVDATRAQPLARRSVGTPDTVPLVLALGRLHRNKAFDVLLAALAQLPDVHCWIAGDGTERQALEAQSERLGLGPRVRLLGWRNDTAALLAAADLLVCPSRHEPLGNVVIEAWAHGVPVVAAASQGPAAIIEDGKSGILVPVNDAPALAHGIRRAFDDEILTARIGAGGRAAFERDYTEAVVVARYIEFFEKVAS